Proteins encoded together in one Drosophila albomicans strain 15112-1751.03 chromosome 2R, ASM965048v2, whole genome shotgun sequence window:
- the LOC127566087 gene encoding uncharacterized protein LOC127566087 produces MRKVNAAAMGKLVVVVVVFIGALLSVAAGQEFKCGNLEERLLFQKDEESTEPAENPWMGILYQLKGHLFENTRCSVVIVSETHVLTTAKCVRRFNDRPELAAVRLGIWNETHTVGEEYICNVKGFCVPGPVQHSVSQIKVLPQADKDTGDNDLALLKLTDRIKYTAYKQPLCLQPNVELKSMIGHNFHFTGFEHSHYSKGKGTAYTLSREYCTELSKASSPRPENQFCGYPTKRTKFYEGAAMMGMNVENGVPRSYYLAGLLSEVVVQGSTTVFGFQDVRPWRSWLIENSR; encoded by the exons ATGCGGAAAGTTAACGCTGCGGCAATGGgaaaacttgttgttgttgttgtggtgttCATTGGAGCTTTGCTCAGCG ttgctgctgggcAGGAATTCAAGTGTGGCAATCTCGAGGAGCGTTTGCTCTTCCAGAAAGATGAAGAGTCAACAGAGCCAGCCGAAAATCCCTGGATGGGCATCTTGTATCAACTAAAGG GTCatttgtttgaaaacacaCGTTGCAGCGTCGTAATCGTGAGTGAGACTCACGTGCTGACAACAGCGAAGTGCGTGCGACGCTTCAATGATCGCCCTGAATTGGCGGCAGTGCGTCTGGGCATATGGAATGAGACACACACGGTGGGGGAGGAGTACATTTGCAATGTGAAGGGTTTCTGTGTGCCGGGCCCTGTGCAGCATAGTGTCTCACAGATCAAAGTGCTGCCACAGGCCGACAAGGATACGGGAGACAATGATTTGGCTCTGCTTAAGCTAACGGATCGCATAAAGTACACAGCTTACAAGCAACCGCTGTGCTTGCAGCCGAATGTCGAGCTCAAGTCCATGATTGgacacaattttcatttcactgGCTTTGAGCACAGTCATTACAGCAAGGGTAAAGGCACAGCTTACACGCTATCGAGGGAATACTGCACGGAACTGAGCAAAGCATCGAGTCCACGGCCAGAGAACCAATTTTGTGGTTATCCGACGAAGCGCACCAAGTTCTATGAAGGCGCTGCCATGATGGGCATGAATGTGGAGAACGGTGTGCCGCGTAGTTACTATTTGGCTGGACTTCTCTCTGAGGTGG